One Pseudoalteromonas sp. UG3-2 DNA window includes the following coding sequences:
- a CDS encoding MAPEG family protein: protein MSVLIICAVLAVLLPYFAKVPVALEMNKLGGYDNKHPRQQQQELQGLGARAYAAHQNCFEALAVFAVALAVAFGTQTFTPLVEWLAISHIIARVVYCVLYWTNIDVLRSIVWVIGLGCAVAIIVVSGL, encoded by the coding sequence CGGTATTATTACCCTATTTTGCCAAAGTCCCCGTTGCCTTAGAGATGAATAAACTCGGTGGCTACGACAATAAACACCCGCGTCAGCAGCAACAGGAGTTACAAGGTCTTGGTGCGCGCGCCTACGCAGCCCATCAAAACTGCTTTGAAGCCCTTGCAGTGTTTGCCGTGGCATTGGCGGTTGCGTTTGGCACGCAAACATTTACCCCCTTAGTGGAGTGGCTAGCGATTAGCCATATTATTGCCAGAGTGGTTTACTGCGTACTGTACTGGACGAATATTGACGTGTTGCGTTCAATTGTTTGGGTGATTGGGCTCGGCTGTGCTGTTGCCATTATTGTGGTGTCTGGCCTTTAG